In the genome of Apodemus sylvaticus chromosome 2, mApoSyl1.1, whole genome shotgun sequence, one region contains:
- the LOC127677829 gene encoding disks large homolog 5-like, translating to MGTKMAVSCVSFETFPRILRDNGKTGAEKEREESCRHRHGNSRALRFLSQCLQDTLIDMFARLRKLFRRTNVDGRETRERSKGAGLSSESNEGQRRWSWRMWRTGRQTSFPATVLSKKQAKEEEERLTRELQLVTQERNELRDRLIYVTEGAMNKRPYYTPNPLYEKLKLKEKEIMTFLHTLEKENIEAKQTFQDLKKEINFYRNLHSRLLMQKNIMNKRLVTLKQENKEVHADWTIIQQYLIDLNLNDKDEQDKTSILQGQQHQDAGSVARAEISTAQAEGFLQNELPLQEDTAELHPQQPQNSLDESSTT from the exons ATGGGCACCAAAATGGCTGTTTCCTGTGTCTCCTTTGAGACCTTTCCACGGATCCTCAGAGATAATGGAAAGACaggagcagagaaggaaagagaagaaagttgCCGCCACAGGCATGG caacagcAGAGCATTGAGGTTTCTCAGTCAGTGTCTACAAGACACACTGATAGACATGTTTGCCCGGCTCAGAAAACTATTTCGGAGAACCAATGTGGAtgggagagagactagagagaggagTAAGGGAGctggcctttcatctgagagtaatgaaggacAAAGGAGGTGGTCATGGAGAATGTGGA GGACTGGCAGGCAGACATCATTCCCTGCAACTGTcctaagcaagaagcaggccaaggaggaagaggagaggctgacCAGAGAGCTGCAGCTCGTTACacaagagagaaatgagctgagagatcgcttgatctatgtcacagagggagccatgaacaagag gccatactacacaccaaatccattatatgaaaaattaaagttaaaggagaaggagattatgacatttctacacaCCTTAGAGAAAGAGAACATTGAGGCCAAACAGACCTTCCAGGATCTCAAGAAGGAGATTAACTTCTATCG CAACCTGCACAGCCGACTCCTGATGCAGAAGAACATTATGAATAAGAGATTGGttacactgaagcaggagaacaaggaagtacatgctgattggaccatcatTCAGCAATACCTGATTGACTTGAACCTAAATGATAAAGATGAACAGGACAAGACCAGCATCCTCCAGGGCCAACAACATCAG gaTGCAGGGAGTGtagcaagagctgaaatttccacagcccaggCAGAGGGCTTCCTGCAGAATGAGTTGCCACTTCAGGAAGACACTGCTGAGCTCCATCCTCAACAGCCACAAAATTCCTTGGATGAGTCTTCTACCACATAA